A single window of Archangium gephyra DNA harbors:
- a CDS encoding AMP-binding protein, producing the protein MRKATPEALSALDLSSWRSAYCGAEPVRAGTMRRFLETFSPRGFSASALFPVFGLAETTLKAPGRQGRGVVTLSVDKKALEADQAVPLPTGDAQATELVSCGESEEGYGLAIVEPESRERLPDGRVGEIWVYGPSVAQGYWRKPELSEETFHARIRGEDSREWLRTGDLGFLRDGLLYITGRRKDLIIIGGRNHYPQDIEWTVEAALPEVRPGCGAAFSVDVDGEERLVVVAEVDTRRQQGGESLDLQAAAATVRQAINEAYQLRLHELVFLKPGSVPKTSSGKIQRQAARRAYLERGLQRVTEEAA; encoded by the coding sequence GTGCGCAAGGCGACGCCAGAGGCCCTGTCCGCGTTGGACCTGTCCTCGTGGCGCAGCGCGTACTGTGGCGCCGAGCCGGTGCGCGCGGGCACGATGCGGCGCTTCCTCGAGACGTTCTCTCCCCGGGGCTTCTCCGCCTCGGCGCTCTTCCCGGTGTTCGGTCTGGCGGAGACGACGCTGAAGGCACCGGGCCGGCAGGGGCGCGGCGTGGTGACGCTGAGCGTGGACAAGAAGGCGCTGGAGGCGGATCAGGCGGTGCCGCTGCCCACGGGCGATGCGCAGGCCACGGAGCTCGTCTCCTGCGGCGAGTCCGAGGAGGGCTACGGCCTGGCCATCGTGGAACCGGAGTCCCGCGAGCGCCTGCCGGACGGACGCGTGGGGGAGATCTGGGTGTACGGCCCGAGTGTGGCCCAGGGGTACTGGCGCAAGCCGGAGCTGTCCGAGGAGACCTTCCATGCGCGCATCCGCGGGGAGGACTCGCGCGAGTGGCTGCGCACGGGGGATCTGGGCTTCCTGCGGGACGGGCTGCTGTACATCACCGGCCGGAGGAAGGACCTCATCATCATCGGTGGGCGCAACCACTATCCGCAGGACATCGAGTGGACGGTGGAGGCGGCGTTGCCGGAGGTGCGGCCCGGGTGCGGCGCGGCCTTCTCGGTGGACGTGGACGGGGAGGAGCGGCTGGTGGTGGTGGCGGAGGTGGACACGCGGCGGCAGCAGGGTGGTGAGTCCCTGGATCTCCAGGCGGCGGCGGCCACCGTGCGGCAGGCCATCAACGAGGCGTACCAGTTGAGGCTGCACGAGCTGGTGTTCCTCAAGCCGGGCAGTGTGCCCAAGACGTCCAGTGGCAAGATTCAACGGCAGGCGGCCCGGCGCGCGTACCTGGAGCGCGGCCTGCAACGGGTGACGGAGGAAGCAGCATGA
- a CDS encoding FAD-dependent oxidoreductase, with the protein MKVAVIGGGIAGMGATYSLHRRHEVTLFEESPMLGGHAHTVEVTREGRTVPVDIGFLIYHPWVYPNLSALFRKLGVETQPLRPGLELSIHFQGGHWRTGRDSAFWESVRHEVDRFQLALPELVSNPKKYMPMTVEQYLDQEGYSEDFKHKVVAPLLSVLFVTRIGLLQMSMFMVAATFGPVSGYALEGPTPWRTVKQGSREYVRRLSAGFAAGVRTGCGVRSIRRERDGVTVTSADGGVHRFDQVVLATEAGTALKLLEDPSSDEAVLLGEVEYEPASIVLHTDPRVMPEDRSLWAAYTYVTSEARGPFTRAHYNYYLPALQDWAEGDLFATCNPPEGLIDPAKVVKTMRWQHLVCDGMHPVRSAELHRIQGKRRTYFCGEYVGFISGHEMAFTSGLAVGRALGGEFPFEDSEFARRSFYDLAVHHMKVVRPEDAPVEGAPTWWPPPMARVQSEVLRGLVEDEVRRRMRTVLPLPQVLRSLEQAVAGTVAGRVSLYDELRKQKKQGS; encoded by the coding sequence ATGAAGGTCGCTGTCATTGGCGGTGGCATCGCGGGGATGGGGGCCACCTACAGCCTGCACCGCCGGCACGAGGTGACGCTCTTCGAGGAGTCGCCCATGTTGGGCGGCCATGCGCACACCGTGGAGGTGACGCGCGAGGGCCGCACGGTGCCGGTGGACATCGGCTTCCTCATCTACCACCCGTGGGTGTACCCGAACCTGTCGGCGCTCTTCCGCAAGCTGGGCGTGGAGACGCAGCCGCTGCGGCCGGGCCTCGAGCTGTCCATCCACTTCCAGGGCGGCCACTGGCGCACGGGCCGGGACTCGGCGTTCTGGGAGTCCGTGCGGCACGAGGTGGACCGCTTCCAGCTCGCGCTGCCGGAGCTCGTCTCGAATCCGAAGAAGTACATGCCGATGACGGTGGAGCAGTACCTGGATCAGGAAGGGTACTCGGAGGACTTCAAGCACAAGGTGGTGGCGCCGCTGCTGTCGGTGCTCTTCGTCACGCGCATCGGCCTGCTGCAGATGTCGATGTTCATGGTGGCGGCCACCTTCGGGCCGGTGAGCGGCTACGCGCTGGAGGGGCCCACGCCGTGGCGCACGGTGAAGCAGGGCTCGCGCGAGTACGTGCGCCGGCTGTCGGCGGGTTTCGCCGCGGGCGTGCGGACGGGCTGTGGAGTGCGCTCCATCCGCCGCGAGCGGGACGGGGTGACGGTGACGAGCGCGGACGGCGGGGTGCACCGGTTCGACCAGGTGGTGCTGGCCACGGAGGCGGGCACGGCGCTGAAGCTGCTGGAGGATCCCAGCTCGGACGAGGCCGTGTTGCTGGGCGAGGTGGAGTACGAGCCGGCGAGCATCGTGCTGCACACGGATCCGCGGGTGATGCCGGAGGACCGGAGCCTGTGGGCGGCGTACACGTACGTGACGTCCGAGGCGCGAGGGCCCTTCACGCGGGCGCACTACAATTACTACCTGCCGGCGCTGCAGGACTGGGCGGAGGGGGACCTGTTCGCCACGTGCAACCCGCCCGAGGGGTTGATCGACCCGGCGAAGGTGGTGAAGACGATGCGCTGGCAGCACCTGGTGTGCGACGGGATGCACCCGGTGCGTTCGGCGGAGCTGCACCGCATCCAGGGCAAGCGGCGGACGTACTTCTGCGGGGAGTACGTGGGGTTCATCTCGGGGCACGAGATGGCGTTCACGTCAGGGCTGGCAGTGGGAAGGGCGCTCGGAGGGGAGTTCCCGTTCGAGGACAGTGAGTTCGCGCGGCGGAGCTTCTACGACCTGGCGGTGCACCACATGAAGGTGGTGAGGCCGGAGGACGCACCGGTGGAGGGGGCACCCACGTGGTGGCCACCGCCGATGGCACGGGTGCAGTCCGAGGTGCTGCGCGGACTGGTGGAGGACGAGGTACGGCGGAGGATGAGGACGGTGCTGCCGTTGCCGCAGGTGCTGCGTTCGCTAGAGCAGGCGGTGGCGGGCACGGTGGCCGGACGTGTCTCGCTCTACGACGAGCTGCGCAAACAGAAGAAGCAGGGGTCCTGA